ACCCGCAGTCTCCATGACGTCTTCCCTGAGTGGGGCCCGGACCCGGAGGACCTGGCCGAGATTCGGGAGCTGCTCGATCTGGCCGCCGAGTGGCCGGTGGGGACCTCGRTGCGGATCGTGCACGGCAACTAYGAACTGGAGGGGCCTCGGGGCACCCGGTCGATGGCGGCCGGCCTGCTGGCCCCCGTGACGACGGCCATGCTGCGCGCCCTCGCGCCGGCCGAAGCCCTGGGCTGACCCCCACCGCCCCGCTGCCCCGCTCCGCTCTGCCGGGTGCGGGGTTTTTCCTGTCCTGTACACACAATCCGCATGTCTGAGACACACCTGTTTGCCCGCGAACAGAGCGAACATGAACACCAAGAAGGGTAACTTTTCTATGAGAAAAATTAAAAATTTAATCGGGGGAGCGGATGGGCTGCCTCGCATCAGATTAGTGGTAGGCTTTTCCTATCGGCGATTCACCCATAGTGTGAATTTATAACTTACAGAAGGGGCTATGCATGATCAAATGGAGGCAAGCAGGTGCATATTCAGTACCGCAGACCGAAGATCGAGGCGTTAGTGGAAACGCGTGCGGGAGCCGCAAAGTACCCTCCCGAAATAGTTGACCGCTTATTTGAAGTTCTGGACGTAATCGCAGCAGCTTCGGAGGAAAAGCAACTCTACCAGTTCAAAGGTCTCAGATATGAGCTACTCAGGGGCAAAAGGAAGGGTGAAGCATCAATGAGATTAAATGACCAGTGGCGTCTGATCGTTGCTGTTCACGAAGACTCAGAGGGATTTTTTGCAGAAATCATTGACATTGAGGACTATCACTGATGGATAAAATGAATAAAACTGTACCGACTAGAAAGCCGTCTATAGAAAGAGCAGTAGTCAATCATCCTGGGTCAATTATAGCTTTTGAGTTGGATGCCCGTGGGTGGACTCAAAAAGATCTTGCTGCCATTGTTCAGCGGCCCGCACAGGCAATAAACGAAATTATCAATGGAAAAAAGAGAATTACCGCCGAGACAGCCTACGCTTTAGCCAGTGCACTTGGAATTAATGAGGAGATTTGGCTAAGACTAGAGTCAAACTATCAACTCTATATAAGCCGACAGAATGTTAAGCAACATGAAATTGCAAGACGTAGCGCGCTGTTTTCTTTCGCTCCTATCTTAGAAATGATACGACGTGGTTGGCTAAAAAATATTGATAATAAAACAGAAACTTTGGAAAGCTCCATAGAAGAGTTCTATGGATCTAAGATTCCCCAACTCTCGCCATACCTGCCCCAACTAAGATTTAGACTTTCTGAAAATCGTACTCCAGAAGAGTACGCCAAACTCGCATGGGTAATCCAAGTTTACCATCTTGCGAAAAAGGACAAAGTTGCTCAATTTAATTTAAATAATTTGGATAAATTGATCGAAGATCTTCTCGAATTGACCAAACATCCAAAGCAAGTTACTATGGTTAAGCCTAAATTAGAGGAATATGGTATTCATTTCATTTTACTTGAACATCTTTCTAAAAGTTATATTGATGGAGCAACTTTCTATCTAGATGATAACCCAGTAGTTGCTTTGACCTTAAGATTTGATAGACTAGACTATTTTTGGTTTACATTGATGCATGAGTTAGCACACATAAAGCTTGGACACACAGAAGGTCATATTGATGATTCATTAGAGAGCAATGATACTACGAAGGACGAAATAGAAGCGAGTGAAGTTGCGGGCAACTGGCTCATCGAAGAATCAAAGCTTGAAAAATTCCTGACCGACAGTCGGAATTTAGATAAAGCAACTATTGATTTATTTGCTGAATCTATATTACGCCATCCTAGTATAGTTATTGGTAGATTACATAATAGAAAAATACTCTCCTATAGCAAAATGAGAGATCACATACCTAAGGTAAAACACTTTCTACCAATGGAGTAAGACATGGATACAGTTTCTGTTAACTCTAAGAATGAAGTAGCAGCGAATCATCTTAACGAGATTCTCTCTAAAATGGAAATATCCGGTACCTTATTTATAGGTCATCCTACTATTGAAAATGCCAATGATAGAATAGATTTTGATGCTGTACTAGTATCCATTGAATATGGAGTTATAGGTTTTGATTTTAATGATGATACTGCTCCAACGGCATATGACTTAGAGGAGAAACAGACTAAACTTCATCACTCCCTTAAGTCTCTACTCTACTCCAATAGATTACTTCTTGAACGTCGCGAACTTGCCATTCCGGTTAGTATTTTGACACTCACTGAAAGACAGTATGGAGACGCATACTTTGAAGATATAAATTTTTGTTCTCCAGATTTGCTGTCAGAGAAAATGGATAGTTTTTCATCCATGGATGAAAAATTTCTTGCACCCGCTCTAGCTACTTTGCAAAATACAACTACTCTGAAGCCGCCGAGAAGACGATTAGAAGCAAAAACTGAAGGATCAAGAGGATCTATATTAAAAGAAATTGAAAAAGCTATAACAAAGTTTGATCAGTGGCAGAATCGGGCCGCTCTAGAAACTCCGGGCAGTCCACAAAGAATCAGAGGACTAGCTGGTAGTGGGAAAACGGTAATTCTCGCAAATAAGGCTGCTCGTCTTCATTACTTACACCCTGAATGGAAAATTGCAATAACTTTTAATACACGGACGCTGTATCAGCAATTTAAAGATCTGGTGCGTCGATTCTACTATCAGCAAGCAAATGAAGAGCCTAATTGGGATAATATTCAGATTCGTCATGCATGGGGCGGAACAAAAAGACCAGGAATATATTACCAAACAGCTGAAAGACAAGGGGTATCTATACGTAATTTTGGCTATGCCGAACAAATGTTCGGTTCAAACCTAGCTTTTGATGGGGTATGTAAAGAGCTTCTTTCCGAAGTAAGCGATGAGCATTTTTCTAAAATTTATGATGTTATACTTATTGACGAAGCACAAGATTTACCTAAGTCTTTCTTTGAGTTAGTTTATCATATTACCAAAGACCCTAAGAGGATAGTATGGGCCTATGATGAGCTACAGAACTTAGTTGATTACACCATGCTTCCCCCAGAAGAGCTGTTTGGCACTCATTTGGATGGTAGCCCCAAGGTGGAGATTGGAAGCAACATCTCTCAATTAACACAGGATATGATTCTACCAGTCTGTTATAGAAATACCCCTTGGGCTTTGACTATCGCCCATGGACTTGGTTTCGGCACAGGTAGAATTGGGGGATTAGTACAATTTTTCGAGGACCCCTCTTTGTGGGACTCTATAGGTTACGAAGTTGTCAGTGGCTCCCTTGATCTAGGACAGAATGTAACATTAAGACGAAAATCAGACGCTTATCCAGCTATCTTTAAAGATAATTTATTGCCTATAGATGTTGTTAAAACAATGGTTTTCAATGATGATATCGAGCAAGCTAATTGGGTTGCTAATGAAATTATTAGTAATATCAAGGGAGATGAATTACAAACCGAAGATATAATGGTAATTATAGCAGATCCAAGAAAGCTTAGTAGCTTGGGAGGTAAACTCAAAGCCGCTCTCAAGCTATTAGGCCTTAATTCTCATAGCCCTGGAGTTGGCGAGAGCCAAGATGAATTTTTTATAAATGATAGTATCGTTGTGACCACTATACATAGGGCTAAGGGCAATGAGGCGGCCATGGTCTACCTTCTGGCAAGTGAGTATGGAAATGATAAGTTTGATCTTATAAAAAGACGTAATACTTTATTTACGGGAATCACAAGATCACGAGCTTGGGTTAGAGTTTGTGGCACAGGTAATGAAATGTCATCAATTAAGCAAGAGATTGATATAATAGTCGGAGATAATCATGAGCTGAAATTTAAAGTTCCCTCAGCTAATGAGCTAGAAAAAATGCGTAAAATACATCGCGATCGCTCTATTAAAGAAATTAAGAGACTAGAAAATATAATTAAGACAACAGAGGAATTTGCAGAGAAATTAGATAGTGGCGATCTATCCATAGAATCTCTTTCACAAAATGTTAGAAACAAGCTGCAAGATGCTTTAAATAGAGTTGATAGAAAAGATAGCTGATTAATTTTCTATTTCCACAATTCAAATAAATATAGGCAGAGTACGGAACAGTCCGTGCCCTGCCTATCCTAAATTCAATAGATTACGCCGTTTAGGGCCTAGTGAGGTTATGGGCGAGCACCGCCAGGACGACACGGAGCCGCAAGCCAGAGAGCGTTTTGACTTGGACCGAACGTACCTGACCTGCGACAAGTTGAGAGAAGACCGTTTCGATACGTTTACGGAGTTTGGGGTGGCGGGGGAAAGACGAAACCAACGCGGCATACCCCTTGTCCCCAATCACCTTCGGACCACCCCACGCGGCCCAGTGTCGGTTCAACTCGTAGGCCACCGTCACGTCGTGGAGATTGGCAGGTCGCAAGACGTACTGGACGACTTTCCCTGTCGTGGTGACCCAGGCATGCAACTTGTAGCCGTAGAAGTCACCCTGGGTCCCGTAGCCCCACCGAGCGCCTGGAAACGCGCAGCGTTTCGTCCGCTTGGGACGGCAGACTGGGAGAGGCATCGAGTCGATGATGACCTCTGCCAGGTGTTCAACCGAGTGAACGGCCGCTTCTAAACGTGCCAGAAGTCGGAGGCTACGCGTGTATGCCTGCGTGTACGAGGGAAGACCGTGCCGGTCTTCCCTGAGCAGGCTCCACCAGATCAAAGCGTAGGGCACCTTGAAGACGAACCTGCTGAGCAACAACGCAATCAGCCAGGCATCGGTGATTTTCTGGTGGGCGCAGGTGCTTCGGGTACTGAAGTGCCGCCGGGTCCAGCGGTAGAAGTGGCGGATAACCGCACGGCGGCCTAGACTATGACGGGGACGATATCTAGCCATATCGTCCCCCTTTTTATGTGCTCAGCAAGCTGTTTTTGCCCCACGGGCTCCAAGCCCTAAACGGCGTAGATTATCGGCCGACCGGGTCACGCCGAACGTCTGGACGCGGCGGGTGCTGGGTACGCGTGTGGGGGCCGGCTCCCCGGCCCTGCTGGCTCAGCGCTAGGCAGGCGCGGCTGGTCCCCACCGAGCCGGGGCCGCACTGCCCGCGCTGCGGCAGCGAGGCGTATGTTACGCTCTGGCACGATCCGACCGGGCAGCTCGAGGGCTACGAGTGCCGAGAGTGCGGCCTGGAGACCGGTCCGGACGGCCGCGCGGTGTAGCCGTCCAGCACACACAATGCGCACGTCTGCCGCACACCACCGGGGCGGCAGACAGAGCGAACATCACGACCATGACGACGCCCACGACCCTCCCCCAGCAGCTGCTCGCCCTGGCCTATGCCGCCACGCCCACGACGCTCGACGACGTGGCCCGCCACTGCGGCGCCGCGGACTGGCAGACCTTCACGACCGGGCTGGCTTTCACTGACCTGGACACCGGGGGCGGCTGCGCCATGCACGTCGCCCAGACTCACGGCGTCACGCTCGCCCTGACCGACGGGGACGCTGGGCTGCCCACGGGCAGCGGGTACTACTGGGTGGGCGTGATGGAGGACGTGTTCGGCGCCGAGCTGTACTGGGGGTTCTTCCGGGAGGCGGCGCTCGATGCTCAGGGCGGCGAGCTGCTGGACGCGTAGCAAGGCAAAGGGGGCGGCCCGGACCATCAGGTGTCCGGGCCGCCCCTTGCGTGAACCGTGCGGGTTAGAGGGTGCCCTTCAGGGTGCTGGCGACCTTGAAGGCGACTTTCTTGCCGGCCGGAATCTGGATCTTCTCACTCGTGCCGGGCTTCACGCCGGTGCGGGCGGCAGTGGTCTTGACGCTCATCGTGCCCAGACCGGGCAGGCCCACGGTCTTGCCGGCGCGCAGGGCCTCGACGGTGGCGTCCAGCAGAGCGCTGACGGCCTCGTCCGCCTGTTTCTTGGTCAGGCCGGTCTTGTCGGCGACCTGCTCGACGAGCTGAGTCTTGGCGATCTTGTTGCCCTCGGTCGTTTTCGTCATGCCCGCATCTTGGGCACAACGGGCCAGGGCAGATGTAACGCCACCTAACACTTTCAGGCCTTCTGGGTCACCCAGGCCTGTAGCTGGGCGGCGGCGTCCGGCCCGAGCGTCCAGTCTGCGCGCCCCGAGGCCTCGCCCGACCCCTCGGCGTGCACGGTCAGCACGCCCCCGGCACTGCTCAGGCCTGAGCGCCAGACGGTGGCCGTCATGGAGGCGTCCTCGCCCCGGGCTGCAGCCGCGACGACCCGGTCGAAGTCCACCGCGTAGGTCGGGGAAAGATCGAACCAGAAGACACTCTGGCCGGAGACCTCCCCGGTGAGGCGGTAGGTCGCGCCGTAGAGGGCCACGTCGAGCGTGGCATCGGCCGGAGCCACGGGGGTCAGGGTCAGGTGCTGGGGCATGGGTCCAGAGTAGGTCAGGGCTGGCGCGGGCCGGATGCGGGTTGCCCCTTCACCACTTCATACGCCTGGTCGAGGGCCGCGTCGATGGCCGGGCCTGCACTCAGGGCGTACCGGGTGCCGACGTGCCCCTTGCGGGGCGTCTGGGTCAGCAGTCCGGCCGCGAGCAGCTCGTCGAGCAGCTGCCGCACCCGGCTGGTGTTCAGGACCGCGCCCCGGTCGGCCATCCGGTTCGAGACTTCCTCGACCGACTGCGGCTCCAGAGTCAGCAGCAACAGGACCCGTGCTTGCCAGAACGTGAGAGGGGTCGGAGGTTGGGTCATGGGCACAGAGACTACTCGACTGGCACAGCCTCGTAGAAGTCGTAATCAAGCCAGCCGCCGGGTTCGCCGAGGTCGCGGCCGGTCAATTCCAACTCGGTGGCCCACAACGCCCAGGCGGCGGCGTGCAGCTCCTGGTGACACCCCAGGTAGTCCGCCAACTCGCGGTGCAGGTCACTCAGGGGTAAGCCCAAGTCGCGCGCCTTCAAGCTCATCTTGCTAGCATCCTCAGATGCACGGCATACCGATCTGGCTTCAGGCTGGCTTGTGGGGACTGGTTGCTGGTGGAGCACTGTTGATCGGTGCCGCCATTGGATATCTCTTCCGGGTTCCACAGCGCCTGATCGCATCCATCATGGCCTTCGGCAGTGGCGTGCTGATCTCTGCGCTCTCTTTCGAACTGATGGACGAAGCCTATAAGACCGGTGGATTCGACTCCACCTCTCTAGGCTTCTTAAGCGGCGCGGCCATCTTCACGGCCGCCAACTGGGCGTTGGCGCGGCAGGGGGCCAAGCACCGCAAGCGGTCCGGTGAGCAACAACCCTCGGAGGCCCAGGACTCGGGCAGTGGCGCGGCGATCGCGGTGGGCGCCCTCCTTGACGGCATCCCAGAGTCCATCGTGATTGGGCTGAGCATGCTTCAGGGCGGCGTGGTGAGTCTGGTAGCCGTGACCGCTATTTTCCTGTCGAACATTCCGGAGGGTCTCTCGAGCGCAGCGGGGATGAAGAAGGCTGGGCGCAAGGCGGGGTACATTTTTGGCGTCTGGGGGGGTATCGCGCTGGTGTCGGGCATCGCCGCGTTGATGGGCTATACCGTATTCCAAAACTTTTCGCCGGACGTTGTGGCGGCGACGACCGCCGTGGCTGCTGGAGCAATTCTAGCGATGTTGGTGGACACGATGATTCCTGAGGCGTTTGAGGTTGCCCACAACTCCGCAGGGTTGATCACGGTCCTAGGCTTCCTGGCTGCTTTCGCCCTCAGTAAGGCGGGCTAGTGATACGTGACGCCTGACCCCTGCATGGGCACGGAGCATCTGTAAAAGCCGCCATGATCATTGTGCGGGGGTTCGACATGATCCGCACGTGGGCAAGGAGAGGGGCCGCGGCATGACCTCCAGCCCCTCTCCTTACGCCATGTCCCGGATCTACGCCACGGCCACCCACATCCCCAGCGGCGAGGTGACGCGCACCCTCGGCCCCTTCGAGCCCCTGCACGCCGCCCGTGCGGCTGTGGTCGCGTCGGTCGGTCAGGTCCTGATCTGGGAGCGCCTGACCACCGGGGCCTTCAGCGCCGAGAAGTACCCGCTCCTCTGGGTGGTCGAGGAGCGGCTCGCACCAGGAGCGGGGTATCCGGGTGGCACGTGCCCGAAGTGCTGACCTGAACACGAGGCGCCCCCGACCTGGACTTCGGTCTCAGCCGGGGGCACCTCGTGTGTTGCCCTACGCCCGCGCGGCCGCCGGCAGATCGTCGTAGTAGATCTCGAAGGCCGCCTGCATCGCCGCCTTCCCGCCCCCGGCCACCGCGAAGGCCACCTGATTCCCGCTGCTCACGTCCCCGGCCGCGTACACGCCCGGCACCGTGGTCCGGTGGGTCAACGGGTCAATCTTGATCCCTGCCGCCGTCATCTCACAGCCCAGTGCCTCGGCTAGGTTGGCGCGCAGGCGCCGTTCTCCGTGCGAGTAAAGCACCGCCCGCTCCGCGCTCGTGCCGTCCGCAAAGTACAGCCGCACGCCTTCTGGCGTCCCTTCGACCTGTGCGAGCGCGCTGTCGATCAGCGTGGCCCCCAGATCCTCCAGCAGGTGCCGCTGCTCGGGCGTGAAGTCCAGCGGGCCGTCGCTGCACACCAGGAAGTCCGGCGACAACTTCTGGTGGTACAGGATCGTCTGCACCCCATTCCGCCCCGCGAGGCCCGGCTGATACAGCGCCAGCGGCTGGTCGCTGACCTCCCACCCATAACAGTAGGGGCAGTGCTGCACGCCCCGGCCCCACTCCTCCTGAAGACCAGGAATGTCCGGCAGGATGTCCTGCACGCCGGTCGCCAGGATGAGCTTCCGGGCCCGGATGGTGCCGCCGTCGGCGAGGTGCGCGGTGAAGGCATTGTTTTCGCCTGTGATGTTGACGACCTGGGCCTCGATCACCGGCAGATCGTACTCGGCGAGCTGCTCACGCGCCATCTGGAGCATCTCGGCGGGGTTGGCGCCATCTCGCGTCAGAAACCCGTGGGTGTGACGTGCCGCGGTATTGCGGCTGGGGCCAGCGGTGCACAGGACGCCACGTTTCATTCCGCGTGCGGTGTAGAGGGCGGCGCTCAGGCCGGCGAAGCCGCCGCCGATGATGAGCACGTCATAGGGGGCCGTGGGGTCGTGGGGCATAAGGGCAGCCTATCGGGTGCAGAGGCAGCGCGTGACCGCAAAAGAGGCCCACCCTGCCGAGGCCAGAGCCAGGACAGGGTGGGCGAGGTGGGTCAGTAGCAGCGGGCGCAGTCGTCGCGCTTCGGCTTCGGCGCGCGGGATCGGCCCTCAGCAGCCATAACAGGGGTCCCGCTGGATCATCTGCACGGTGTTCACTCTCCGGAGTTGGAAACGGTCAGCAGAAGTAGCAGGGGTCCCGGGGGGCGAGAGCGTAGCAGCCACCACAGGGGTCACGTCGAATCTGGCAGGGCGGGCAGGGACCTTGGTCGCTCATCCTCATAGCTTGAACCTCTACTGGTTGAATAGGGGAGGGGAGACTTCAGAAGCAGCGCGGGCAGTCCTCACGCTTCGGCGGGCGCACCAGGGTCAGCACCCGATGCAAGGCCGAACCTGGGCGCAGGGCGGACAGGGCTGGGGTAGGTCTCGGCACCCTAGGCAGGGATTGTCCGACGGCAGCGCGCAGCCGGGGCAGGGGCCGCCCTCAGCAGCCAGCACAGGGCCCTCCTTCCTGGCGAATTGGGGCGGGGCGGCGGCAATCGGGACAGGGGTCACGTCTGGTCATCGGCATAGGGTTCACGCTCCAGAGTTGGGGAGGGTCAGTAGCAGCGGACGCAGTCGTTGCGCCTGAGCGGCCGCACCGCGGTCAGCAGACGAGGCATGGCCGGACGTCGCGACAGGGCGGGCAGGGATCGTGTCGGCACCCGAAGCAGGGGTCACGCTTGATCATCGGCATAGGATCACGCTCCATGTCTGGGGACGGTCAGTAGCAGCGCGGGCAGTCTTCACGCTTGGAGGGGCCGGACTGGCGGTAACAGCCCAGGCAGGGATCACGCTTTAGGCGGATACGGCAGACATAGCAGGGGTCCTTGAGAGGGGAGCAGCCAAGGCAGGGATCGCGCAACATAGGGTCTCCTTTTAAGCGTGATGCGAAGTGCTCACCATAGAGCCTGCCGCTCGGGAGCGCACGCAAAAAAGCCTCACCCCCTCTCAGGCATGAAGCCGAGGCGGGGTGAGGCCTTGAGAACTCAGCGAATGCCGAACACGGTCACGCACGCGCTCGCCACGGTCGAATAGGCATTCGGCTCTTTCGGCCGATCCTGTAAATCCAAGACGTAGGTGTAGCGCGGTGTCATCTGGGCCGTGTACTGGCGGCTGAGCCACTGCCCTTCCGACCAGGGGAAGGGCACTTGGAAGCCTGCATTGGTGTATTCCAGGGCGCTGCGCTCAAGACTGGCGCTGGTCCGAGTACGGAAAGAGAAGGTCTTGACGTATTTCACCTTCGAGCCAGTCGTGCGCGGGAAGCCGAGCCGGGAGTTAGCCTCTGCCCGAGCCTTGCAGAACTCGTTGTCGTCCAGGGTCCAGTCGCGCTTCACGGCCAGCGCATTGACCAGGGTGGCGGGCGTTGCCTGATTGGCCACCGGCACGACAGGTACGGCTTGGCCGGTCAGCAGGAACACAGAGAGAAAGCTGGTGAGCATGGCCTGTTGTACTGCTCGGTATCTGGCGAAATTCTTCCAGCGCCCAACGAAAAAAGCCCCACCCTGCCCAGGCACGAAGCCGAGGCAGGGTGGGGCCTTGATCAGGGCCCTACACTCGGGCCAGCGTCGGCAGGCCGTCATAGAACAACTCGAAGGCCGCGAACATCGCCGCCCGCGCCTCACCGGCCACAGCAAAGGCCACCTGATTCCC
The nucleotide sequence above comes from Deinococcus sp. Leaf326. Encoded proteins:
- a CDS encoding NAD(P)/FAD-dependent oxidoreductase — encoded protein: MPHDPTAPYDVLIIGGGFAGLSAALYTARGMKRGVLCTAGPSRNTAARHTHGFLTRDGANPAEMLQMAREQLAEYDLPVIEAQVVNITGENNAFTAHLADGGTIRARKLILATGVQDILPDIPGLQEEWGRGVQHCPYCYGWEVSDQPLALYQPGLAGRNGVQTILYHQKLSPDFLVCSDGPLDFTPEQRHLLEDLGATLIDSALAQVEGTPEGVRLYFADGTSAERAVLYSHGERRLRANLAEALGCEMTAAGIKIDPLTHRTTVPGVYAAGDVSSGNQVAFAVAGGGKAAMQAAFEIYYDDLPAAARA
- a CDS encoding HU family DNA-binding protein gives rise to the protein MTKTTEGNKIAKTQLVEQVADKTGLTKKQADEAVSALLDATVEALRAGKTVGLPGLGTMSVKTTAARTGVKPGTSEKIQIPAGKKVAFKVASTLKGTL
- a CDS encoding DEAD/DEAH box helicase produces the protein MDTVSVNSKNEVAANHLNEILSKMEISGTLFIGHPTIENANDRIDFDAVLVSIEYGVIGFDFNDDTAPTAYDLEEKQTKLHHSLKSLLYSNRLLLERRELAIPVSILTLTERQYGDAYFEDINFCSPDLLSEKMDSFSSMDEKFLAPALATLQNTTTLKPPRRRLEAKTEGSRGSILKEIEKAITKFDQWQNRAALETPGSPQRIRGLAGSGKTVILANKAARLHYLHPEWKIAITFNTRTLYQQFKDLVRRFYYQQANEEPNWDNIQIRHAWGGTKRPGIYYQTAERQGVSIRNFGYAEQMFGSNLAFDGVCKELLSEVSDEHFSKIYDVILIDEAQDLPKSFFELVYHITKDPKRIVWAYDELQNLVDYTMLPPEELFGTHLDGSPKVEIGSNISQLTQDMILPVCYRNTPWALTIAHGLGFGTGRIGGLVQFFEDPSLWDSIGYEVVSGSLDLGQNVTLRRKSDAYPAIFKDNLLPIDVVKTMVFNDDIEQANWVANEIISNIKGDELQTEDIMVIIADPRKLSSLGGKLKAALKLLGLNSHSPGVGESQDEFFINDSIVVTTIHRAKGNEAAMVYLLASEYGNDKFDLIKRRNTLFTGITRSRAWVRVCGTGNEMSSIKQEIDIIVGDNHELKFKVPSANELEKMRKIHRDRSIKEIKRLENIIKTTEEFAEKLDSGDLSIESLSQNVRNKLQDALNRVDRKDS
- a CDS encoding transposase; its protein translation is MARYRPRHSLGRRAVIRHFYRWTRRHFSTRSTCAHQKITDAWLIALLLSRFVFKVPYALIWWSLLREDRHGLPSYTQAYTRSLRLLARLEAAVHSVEHLAEVIIDSMPLPVCRPKRTKRCAFPGARWGYGTQGDFYGYKLHAWVTTTGKVVQYVLRPANLHDVTVAYELNRHWAAWGGPKVIGDKGYAALVSSFPRHPKLRKRIETVFSQLVAGQVRSVQVKTLSGLRLRVVLAVLAHNLTRP
- a CDS encoding type II toxin-antitoxin system RelE/ParE family toxin: MHIQYRRPKIEALVETRAGAAKYPPEIVDRLFEVLDVIAAASEEKQLYQFKGLRYELLRGKRKGEASMRLNDQWRLIVAVHEDSEGFFAEIIDIEDYH
- a CDS encoding ZIP family metal transporter, whose product is MHGIPIWLQAGLWGLVAGGALLIGAAIGYLFRVPQRLIASIMAFGSGVLISALSFELMDEAYKTGGFDSTSLGFLSGAAIFTAANWALARQGAKHRKRSGEQQPSEAQDSGSGAAIAVGALLDGIPESIVIGLSMLQGGVVSLVAVTAIFLSNIPEGLSSAAGMKKAGRKAGYIFGVWGGIALVSGIAALMGYTVFQNFSPDVVAATTAVAAGAILAMLVDTMIPEAFEVAHNSAGLITVLGFLAAFALSKAG
- a CDS encoding helix-turn-helix domain-containing protein; protein product: MDKMNKTVPTRKPSIERAVVNHPGSIIAFELDARGWTQKDLAAIVQRPAQAINEIINGKKRITAETAYALASALGINEEIWLRLESNYQLYISRQNVKQHEIARRSALFSFAPILEMIRRGWLKNIDNKTETLESSIEEFYGSKIPQLSPYLPQLRFRLSENRTPEEYAKLAWVIQVYHLAKKDKVAQFNLNNLDKLIEDLLELTKHPKQVTMVKPKLEEYGIHFILLEHLSKSYIDGATFYLDDNPVVALTLRFDRLDYFWFTLMHELAHIKLGHTEGHIDDSLESNDTTKDEIEASEVAGNWLIEESKLEKFLTDSRNLDKATIDLFAESILRHPSIVIGRLHNRKILSYSKMRDHIPKVKHFLPME